In the genome of Verrucomicrobiota bacterium, the window AAACATACATGTTGTAATAGAAGTGCGGGATAAACATCCACTCGCGGGTGTATGCGTCGTCGATGATCACAACGCCTTCGTCATGACCGTGGTAGCGGCGAACAAGCTCAGCATACATGGAAGTGATCTTTTCGCCGGAAAGTGCTTCGCCGCGTTCAACGGCTTCGTAGAGCGAGAGTTCAAATTCGGCAAACATGGTTTGGCGGAAGAAGGTGCCTCGCATGCCTTCCAGACCGTTGCCGAGATAGGACAGCCGTTCGTCGTCGGTCCTGGCATTCTTGATCGTGTTCTCTTCAAGAAGAAGTTCAAGTGAGGTGGACGGAATTTCGGCGATGAAGGTGGAGTAATCGGCGGTTTCGAATGGCTGCTCCTGCTTGGCGTACAGGGTGTGCATGCCATGACCCCATTCATGCGCAAAGGTCGAAACCGCATCATAGGTGCCGTCGAAGTTTAACAACAGGTAGGGGTGGACATCGTAAGCCGATCCATTCTGGTAAGCGCCTGAGCGTTTACCGGGTTGTGGGTAGACATGCATCCATTGCTGATCCATGGCATGCTTTTGCATGTTTACCCAGCCGTCCCCGAATATGGACATGGCGTCGAGAGTCATTTCCTTGGCTTGCCCGAGGTTGAATTCCTGGTCCAAAGAAACCAACGGCGGATAGATGTCATAATAATGCATCTGGTCGAGCTTGAGCATGCGTGTCCGTAACTTGAAATAACGGTGCAGGGTGGGGAGGGCATGGTTCACTTCACGAACCAGCGTGCGGTAGATCTCCTCGGGCAGATTGTCGGAAAACAATTCGCGTTCCAGAACGCTGGAATAATTACGTGCCTTTGAAAGAAAGACCTCTCCCTGGATGTGAGAGCTCAAGGTCATGCCAATCGTATTTTCGTATTCCGCCCATTTGCCCCAATAAGAATCGAAGACCAGTTTTCGGTCGTCGCGGCTTTCACTTTGTCTGTGAGTGGAGTAGCCCTGTGAATTGATGGTGGCTTTTTCTCCCGAAGAGAGCTCGATCTCCGGCCAGGGAATTTCGGCATTGGCGAGAAGGCCATAGACATTGTAACCGGCTTGAAGGGGTTGTGCCGCTCCGGCAAGGATTTGTTCTGCTTCCTGTCCCAAGGTATGGTCAGCGTTGCGTAAAGTATTGTCCAATTGATGCGCAAACGGTGCCAGCTTCGGTTCCTTTTTTTGGTAGGATTCGATTTTTTTTCGACCCAGCTCAAGAATCTCCGGATCAATCCAGGAGGCGGCTTCGCCTAGTCGGTTATACATCTGTTGGGCCAGCTGATCTTTCTCTTGATTCGGAGCGTTACGCAAATCTTCGTCGGCGCGTGTACTTGCATAGGTGTAGACGCGCCCAGCTGTTCTATAGAGGTCCGACACCATCTGAAGCGTTTCGTAAAATGCCTTCGTTCCCTTGCTCAGTGTTCCTTTCCTGGCTGTGAGCGCATCCAGTTTTCCCAGGACTTCTTCGCGTGCTTCATTCCATGCTTCATCGTTGGCGTAAAGCTCTGTTAGATCCCACTCAATGGAAGGATCCGCCTTGGATTCATGGCTGGCTGCGAACGTTGCCTGCGCGAATACAACCGTATTTAA includes:
- the pepF gene encoding oligoendopeptidase F, encoding MPIHHPSKARKLGIILLLNTVVFAQATFAASHESKADPSIEWDLTELYANDEAWNEAREEVLGKLDALTARKGTLSKGTKAFYETLQMVSDLYRTAGRVYTYASTRADEDLRNAPNQEKDQLAQQMYNRLGEAASWIDPEILELGRKKIESYQKKEPKLAPFAHQLDNTLRNADHTLGQEAEQILAGAAQPLQAGYNVYGLLANAEIPWPEIELSSGEKATINSQGYSTHRQSESRDDRKLVFDSYWGKWAEYENTIGMTLSSHIQGEVFLSKARNYSSVLERELFSDNLPEEIYRTLVREVNHALPTLHRYFKLRTRMLKLDQMHYYDIYPPLVSLDQEFNLGQAKEMTLDAMSIFGDGWVNMQKHAMDQQWMHVYPQPGKRSGAYQNGSAYDVHPYLLLNFDGTYDAVSTFAHEWGHGMHTLYAKQEQPFETADYSTFIAEIPSTSLELLLEENTIKNARTDDERLSYLGNGLEGMRGTFFRQTMFAEFELSLYEAVERGEALSGEKITSMYAELVRRYHGHDEGVVIIDDAYTREWMFIPHFYYNMYVYQYATSKTAGTALYYNMQKEGKPAVNRFIQLLKDGGADYPHELLKKAGVDLSKPEPYRALVNRMNAIMDQMEAILDKSK